The window TCTTCTTTGAGTTCATATTCAAGCAGTTGGTTTTGGGCCAACCAATCGCTGTTAGATCCTTTCAATTCCCAGTTATCCTGTTGTTCAATCGTTAGAGTCACGTCTGGGGCCAGTGCTTGATTCCGCTGACGGTTGAGTAAGATAGCGAGTCTTAATATGCGAATTAGTAGCGTTATTTGTTGTGGAGAGAATAGAGACAGTTCCGGCAAGTCTTGTCGCTTAATCGCTTTTCTTTGGTGGCGAACCAATGTCGAGATAAGACGTTGTTGCTCAGTATTGAAACCGGGCATTGTCGTGTGCTTAAGCAGATAAGCGGAATGGCGGTGATAGCCTTGGAATGCGATGCTTTGTCCTACCTCATGAAGTAGTGCAGCCCAACCAACCAGATCATACAGCTCATTGGTGACCGTAGTAGTTATTTGAGACTGCACTTGTTTCAGTAATGCAAGGGCGAGTTCTTTGACTTTCTGGCCATGAGCTACGTCAACATGGTATCGAGATACGAGTGTTTCGGCGGTTCTTGTTCGAACATCAATATCTTTAAATCTATCCTCCATGTCATAAAGAACGCCTTCTCTCAGGGCGCCATCAGAAAAATGTAACTCCTTTATGTCCAGCGTATCCATAGCTGCTGAAAGAATGGTGACGCCAGCAGCAAACACTGGCTTTCTCTCATCACTTAAACCTGAAAGGTCTAAGGTTTTGGATGATGAAAACTCACATAAGTGATTTTTCAAATAGGACAGACGTTGCGGCGTAATGAGGCCATCGGTAAACCCTAAGCCAATGAGTACCTCTTTTATTGATTTAGCCGTCCCTGATGAGCCAAAGGCGAT is drawn from Vibrio sp. SNU_ST1 and contains these coding sequences:
- the ppx gene encoding exopolyphosphatase encodes the protein MPLIDNKHSRCIAAIDLGSNSFHMVVARVFDQHLQLVSRHKQKVRLGDGLDEFNFLSESAIERGLECLKVFAERLADFELDDVRVVATHTLRKAKNAQDFLEQARPLFPFPIEIISGQEEARIIYNGVEHTQIASKSKLVIDIGGGSTELVAGQGFTPLIMRSLPMGCVSFTQRFFADGELTSQHFSDAYTAATRLLMPLIEEYTKAPWEIAFGSSGTAKSIKEVLIGLGFTDGLITPQRLSYLKNHLCEFSSSKTLDLSGLSDERKPVFAAGVTILSAAMDTLDIKELHFSDGALREGVLYDMEDRFKDIDVRTRTAETLVSRYHVDVAHGQKVKELALALLKQVQSQITTTVTNELYDLVGWAALLHEVGQSIAFQGYHRHSAYLLKHTTMPGFNTEQQRLISTLVRHQRKAIKRQDLPELSLFSPQQITLLIRILRLAILLNRQRNQALAPDVTLTIEQQDNWELKGSNSDWLAQNQLLEYELKEEQQRWQNAGWSLKVE